The Streptomyces sp. NBC_01255 genome window below encodes:
- a CDS encoding LuxR C-terminal-related transcriptional regulator translates to MAFVVELVFRGNESDRSRFGEAHRTYWKRMAARGILLGGGPWRDGTGELLLCEAHDRRTLLRVLQADPYAQAQVVEEPRIREWNALPGHMAPARPERSLPASVAVLTAHERRIATMMLDGLTNKQIAESFTVSTRAVELHITRIYRKLDIRRRAQLAAVIGRGAPRGSVK, encoded by the coding sequence GTGGCTTTCGTGGTCGAACTCGTCTTCCGCGGAAATGAGTCGGACCGGTCGCGTTTCGGAGAGGCGCACCGCACGTACTGGAAGAGAATGGCGGCGCGCGGAATTCTCCTCGGAGGCGGCCCGTGGCGGGACGGCACCGGAGAACTCCTCCTCTGCGAGGCCCACGACCGCCGGACGCTCTTACGGGTGCTCCAGGCAGATCCGTACGCGCAGGCGCAGGTCGTCGAGGAGCCGCGGATCCGGGAATGGAACGCACTGCCGGGCCACATGGCGCCCGCCCGTCCCGAGCGGTCCCTTCCTGCCTCCGTCGCCGTCCTGACCGCGCACGAGCGGCGCATCGCCACGATGATGCTGGACGGCCTCACCAACAAGCAGATAGCCGAATCCTTCACGGTGTCGACCCGCGCCGTGGAATTGCACATCACCCGCATCTACCGCAAGCTCGACATTCGCCGACGGGCCCAACTGGCCGCCGTCATCGGCCGCGGAGCTCCGCGCGGATCGGTGAAATGA